A window from Gemmatimonadaceae bacterium encodes these proteins:
- a CDS encoding ABC transporter permease: protein MTSPLYPIESLGTATLRGLRVVGRTARFVGGIAASLRDARTWRSPAIQQMWRLGVGSLPIAAFIALFTGIVLALLASYSFTGAVPLYFVGTLVEKTITLELAPVLTGLALPGRVGANIAAELGTMRVTEQIDALETLGYDPVSFLVVPRVITGVVMFPVVVAAAMLIAVAAGWAASVMLLHLSSAEFTKGFRLFFQPFDVEYGLVKSASFGAAVTIVGSRRGLNAEGGAVGVGNAATSAVVYSAICILVLDAFWAVTWLLGRQAAR from the coding sequence ATGACCTCGCCGCTCTATCCGATTGAATCGCTGGGGACCGCCACGCTGCGCGGACTGCGCGTGGTGGGGCGCACCGCGCGGTTCGTCGGCGGCATTGCCGCGTCGTTGCGCGATGCACGAACGTGGCGTTCGCCGGCGATCCAGCAGATGTGGCGGCTCGGCGTCGGCTCGCTGCCGATCGCCGCATTCATCGCGCTCTTCACCGGCATCGTGCTCGCGCTGCTCGCGAGCTACTCCTTCACGGGCGCTGTGCCGCTCTACTTCGTGGGAACGCTCGTCGAGAAGACCATCACGCTCGAGCTCGCGCCGGTGCTCACCGGTCTCGCGCTGCCCGGGCGGGTCGGCGCGAACATCGCCGCGGAGCTCGGCACCATGCGCGTCACCGAGCAGATCGACGCGCTGGAGACACTCGGCTACGATCCGGTGTCGTTTCTCGTCGTGCCGCGCGTGATCACGGGAGTCGTGATGTTTCCCGTCGTCGTGGCGGCGGCCATGCTCATCGCGGTCGCGGCCGGATGGGCGGCCTCGGTGATGTTGCTACATCTCTCATCGGCCGAGTTCACGAAGGGATTCCGGCTGTTCTTTCAGCCGTTCGACGTCGAGTACGGGCTCGTCAAATCGGCGAGCTTCGGCGCGGCCGTGACGATCGTCGGATCGCGACGCGGATTGAACGCCGAAGGCGGAGCCGTGGGCGTGGGCAACGCCGCCACGTCGGCGGTCGTGTACTCCGCGATCTGCATTCTCGTGCTCGATGCATTCTGGGCGGTGACGTGGCTGCTCGGCCGCCAGGCGGCGCGATGA
- a CDS encoding MlaD family protein — MKRRYDALVGLVVVVVVIATIAGVAWARQTDVGRRQRDVVALFRDVGNARVGNDVVVRGVVGGRIQAIELAPRGWVEVRMRIDPSTVLPAEPAVLLNESSLFGDWQATIVERAALRDADVQREIDAASHEAGKLPGASLPGIGKLTAVAGQIAGDVATVADRVQVAFDDSAARELRASIRNVADLSTTLRSVATTHASDIDSLSAQLRAAVASLNRTAAGVEVTSRRIDSAVTSDDARRLVANFSIASVELRHAATEVRDLTARVSTTQARLDALLAVSDSVARKLNRGDGTLGLLLNDPSLYRRTDSLLAELRMLAADVRANPKRYVSVKLF; from the coding sequence ATGAAACGTCGATACGATGCGCTCGTCGGGTTGGTGGTGGTCGTCGTCGTCATTGCGACGATCGCGGGCGTCGCGTGGGCCCGGCAGACCGACGTCGGGCGGCGGCAGCGCGACGTCGTCGCGCTCTTCCGTGACGTTGGGAATGCGCGCGTCGGCAACGACGTCGTGGTGCGCGGTGTGGTTGGCGGACGCATTCAGGCGATCGAGCTCGCGCCACGCGGATGGGTCGAGGTGCGGATGCGGATCGATCCGTCGACCGTGTTGCCTGCGGAGCCGGCGGTGTTGCTCAACGAATCGAGCCTGTTCGGGGATTGGCAGGCGACGATCGTCGAGCGCGCGGCGCTGCGCGACGCGGATGTGCAGCGCGAGATCGACGCGGCGTCGCACGAGGCGGGAAAGCTTCCGGGCGCGTCGCTCCCCGGCATCGGCAAGCTCACGGCGGTGGCGGGGCAGATCGCGGGCGACGTGGCGACCGTCGCCGATCGCGTGCAGGTCGCGTTCGATGATTCCGCGGCGCGCGAGTTGCGCGCATCGATCCGAAATGTGGCGGATCTCTCGACGACACTGCGCAGCGTGGCGACGACGCATGCGTCGGACATCGATTCGCTCTCCGCGCAGCTGCGCGCGGCGGTGGCGTCGCTCAATCGCACGGCGGCGGGCGTCGAGGTGACGTCGCGCCGTATCGATTCGGCCGTGACGTCGGATGACGCGCGGCGTCTCGTGGCGAACTTCAGCATCGCCTCGGTCGAGCTCCGTCACGCGGCGACGGAAGTGCGCGACCTCACCGCGCGGGTGTCGACGACGCAGGCGCGGCTCGATGCGCTGCTCGCCGTCAGCGACAGCGTCGCGCGCAAGTTGAACCGCGGCGACGGCACCCTCGGGCTGCTGCTCAACGATCCGTCGCTCTATCGGCGCACCGATTCGCTGCTCGCCGAGCTGCGGATGCTCGCCGCCGACGTCCGCGCCAATCCCAAGCGGTACGTGAGCGTGAAGTTGTTCTGA
- a CDS encoding universal stress protein, with amino-acid sequence MTTLKMPSTTPELGVRASRAAPIIIATDGRDQSDPALVLGRLVAGSPDALRIVTVLKTVPVVSPDMQLSVSADVEAARRAEARRSVIDQMQRWWSSDAKESGAVELYDGDPATVVTRLAHESAATMIVAGLGRHRVMDRVFGDETALRLIRLSDVPVLAVATGATHAPRRIVVAADFSETSLRAARLALEVAAPEATVYLAHVAPRDSTLYEWNAPGTSYRMDAGAALRKTQDQLRVPPDMTVQRVLLQGDPATELLAFASSVNADLIATGSHGHGFVARLLIGSVTTRIVRCATCSVLTVPHAAAMTRVRTRVEPAAVVALPRNDWSTQLDDFTRKNMGRKSILEVDDPEIGAQAQQFDYPLLGASFDSHDQRVELMFGQLGDTRRHLSRGIGGVTGIDVLRDAAGRDVALRVVHGAGQTLLHFTS; translated from the coding sequence ATGACCACGCTCAAGATGCCTTCGACCACGCCGGAGCTCGGCGTCCGCGCCTCGCGTGCCGCGCCCATCATCATCGCGACGGACGGCCGCGATCAGTCCGATCCCGCGCTCGTCCTGGGACGCCTGGTCGCCGGTTCTCCCGACGCGCTCCGCATCGTCACCGTTCTCAAAACGGTTCCGGTGGTGAGCCCCGACATGCAGCTCTCCGTCTCGGCCGATGTCGAGGCGGCGCGACGGGCCGAAGCGCGCCGCTCGGTGATCGATCAGATGCAGCGCTGGTGGTCGAGCGACGCGAAGGAGTCGGGTGCGGTCGAGTTGTACGACGGAGATCCCGCGACCGTCGTCACGCGCCTCGCGCACGAATCGGCGGCCACCATGATCGTTGCCGGTCTTGGGCGTCATCGGGTGATGGATCGAGTGTTCGGCGACGAGACCGCGCTGCGGCTCATTCGCCTGTCCGACGTCCCGGTGCTCGCCGTCGCCACTGGGGCGACGCACGCGCCGCGGCGCATCGTCGTCGCGGCGGATTTCAGCGAGACCAGTCTGCGCGCGGCGCGGCTGGCGCTCGAGGTCGCGGCGCCGGAGGCGACAGTCTATCTCGCGCACGTTGCGCCTCGCGACAGCACGCTGTATGAGTGGAACGCGCCCGGCACGTCGTACCGGATGGATGCCGGCGCCGCGCTGCGGAAGACGCAGGATCAACTGCGCGTGCCGCCCGACATGACGGTGCAGCGCGTGCTCCTGCAGGGTGATCCGGCGACCGAGTTGCTGGCGTTCGCGTCGAGCGTCAACGCGGACCTCATTGCCACGGGAAGTCATGGGCACGGCTTCGTGGCGCGCCTGCTGATCGGCAGCGTCACGACGCGTATCGTGCGATGCGCGACGTGCAGCGTGCTGACGGTGCCGCACGCCGCCGCGATGACACGCGTGCGAACACGGGTCGAGCCGGCGGCGGTGGTCGCGCTTCCGCGCAACGACTGGAGCACCCAGTTGGACGACTTCACGCGCAAGAACATGGGACGAAAGTCCATCCTCGAAGTCGACGATCCGGAGATCGGCGCCCAGGCGCAACAGTTCGACTACCCGCTGCTCGGCGCCAGTTTCGACAGTCACGACCAACGGGTGGAGCTGATGTTCGGCCAGCTCGGCGATACGCGACGTCATCTTTCGCGGGGCATCGGAGGGGTAACCGGGATCGACGTGCTGCGTGACGCCGCTGGCCGCGACGTTGCACTCCGAGTTGTACACGGTGCGGGGCAGACGTTGCTGCACTTCACCTCGTAG
- a CDS encoding heavy metal translocating P-type ATPase, with the protein MSRRARTFSLGLTLGTLAAGAALYVTGRADIARLIWMIGVVVTGAPVVVRTLRQALRGRLATDMVASLSIIGSVALDQPFAGLIIVLMQTGGEALEQYAEGRASAAVRALEDAAPRIAHVVRDTSVEDVPVSQVRVGDVLLVRAGDAVPCDGVVIDGESELNTSSLTGEVAPVRATAGVSVMSGSINGDGAFRMGASAPAERSQYARIVELVRSAQSSKAPLQRLADRYAIWFTPVTVLVCGAAVWITHDWMRALAILVVATPCPLILATPVAIIGGINRAARRFIIVRHGGALERLAVVDAAVFDKTGTLTIGKPSLDRANVMPRFDRDTVLRYAGAVEQESSHLLARVLVDAVHADGLGIPRAVGATETPGHGVRGQVDGHDVRVGARAFVVPYCENGVMDAARLERDDTTLRAYMSIDGELAGVFEYADRIRPELPAVLRALRNAGVRREVLLSGDHAPIARAVAATAGITETHGDLLPVEKASFVERLQAEGHVVMMIGDGINDAPALAAADVGVALAAHGGGITAEAADVVLLADSLDRVVDAIGISRRTMRIARQSIIAGLSMSGVAMLVAAVTNLPPAIGAGVQEAIDVAVILNALRTSMAPRGPREALNDTAGRHTGKPSHARGDLRPVSSLRA; encoded by the coding sequence ATGTCTAGACGCGCACGCACGTTCTCGCTGGGCCTGACGCTGGGGACCCTCGCCGCGGGCGCGGCACTGTACGTCACTGGCCGCGCCGACATCGCACGGCTGATATGGATGATCGGCGTCGTCGTCACGGGTGCGCCGGTCGTCGTTCGCACCCTGCGTCAGGCGCTGCGCGGGCGACTGGCGACGGACATGGTGGCGTCGCTCTCCATCATTGGAAGCGTGGCGCTCGATCAGCCGTTCGCCGGCTTGATCATCGTGTTGATGCAGACCGGCGGCGAAGCGCTCGAGCAATATGCCGAGGGTCGCGCGTCGGCCGCGGTGCGCGCGCTCGAGGATGCGGCGCCGCGCATCGCGCACGTCGTGCGTGACACGAGCGTCGAGGACGTGCCGGTCTCGCAGGTCCGTGTGGGCGACGTTCTACTCGTTCGCGCCGGCGACGCCGTGCCGTGCGACGGCGTCGTGATCGACGGCGAGTCGGAGCTCAACACATCGTCGCTCACGGGCGAAGTCGCGCCGGTACGCGCGACGGCCGGTGTCAGCGTGATGAGCGGCTCCATCAATGGCGACGGCGCATTTCGCATGGGTGCGAGCGCGCCGGCCGAACGCAGCCAATATGCGCGGATCGTGGAGCTCGTGCGCTCGGCGCAGTCGAGCAAGGCGCCGCTGCAGCGTCTCGCGGACCGCTACGCGATCTGGTTCACGCCGGTCACGGTGCTCGTCTGCGGGGCGGCGGTCTGGATCACACACGACTGGATGCGCGCGCTCGCGATTCTCGTCGTGGCTACACCGTGTCCGCTCATTCTCGCGACACCGGTCGCGATCATCGGCGGCATCAATCGCGCGGCGCGCCGGTTCATCATCGTGCGTCACGGTGGCGCGCTCGAGCGTCTCGCGGTCGTGGATGCCGCCGTGTTCGACAAGACCGGTACGCTCACCATTGGAAAGCCGTCGTTGGATCGCGCGAACGTGATGCCGCGATTCGATCGCGACACCGTGCTTCGCTACGCCGGTGCGGTCGAGCAGGAGTCGAGTCACTTGCTGGCGCGCGTGCTGGTGGACGCGGTGCACGCCGACGGTCTGGGTATTCCGCGCGCGGTCGGCGCGACCGAGACGCCGGGCCATGGCGTGCGCGGGCAGGTGGACGGGCACGACGTGCGCGTCGGTGCGCGCGCGTTCGTCGTACCGTATTGCGAGAACGGCGTGATGGATGCCGCTCGCCTCGAGCGAGACGATACCACGCTGCGCGCCTATATGAGCATCGACGGCGAGCTCGCTGGCGTATTCGAGTACGCCGATCGCATACGACCCGAGCTGCCCGCGGTCTTGCGCGCGCTCCGGAACGCCGGCGTCCGGCGCGAGGTGCTGCTGTCCGGCGACCATGCGCCCATCGCGCGCGCGGTTGCCGCCACCGCGGGCATCACGGAGACGCACGGCGATCTGTTGCCCGTCGAGAAGGCGTCGTTCGTCGAGCGGCTGCAGGCGGAAGGGCACGTGGTGATGATGATTGGCGACGGGATCAACGATGCGCCCGCACTGGCCGCTGCCGACGTCGGCGTCGCGCTGGCCGCGCATGGCGGCGGCATCACGGCGGAGGCGGCGGACGTCGTGCTGCTCGCCGATTCGCTCGACCGCGTCGTCGACGCGATCGGCATCAGCCGCCGCACGATGCGCATCGCGCGGCAGAGCATCATCGCGGGTTTGAGTATGAGCGGCGTCGCCATGCTCGTTGCCGCGGTCACCAATCTGCCGCCGGCGATCGGCGCGGGCGTGCAGGAAGCGATCGACGTCGCGGTGATTCTCAACGCGCTGCGGACGTCGATGGCGCCGCGCGGGCCGCGCGAGGCGTTGAATGACACCGCCGGCCGGCACACCGGGAAACCTTCGCATGCACGTGGCGATCTCCGACCGGTTTCGTCGCTTCGCGCATAG
- the nosZ gene encoding Sec-dependent nitrous-oxide reductase, with amino-acid sequence MRLSTQRSLLLAAVAVAGVIYACTPRAKTASLAASDAASKVYVPPGSYDEFYAFLSGGYSGQVSVYGLPSGRLLKLIPVFSQFPEDGYGYNEETKPLLQTTYGFVPWDDSHHPELSQTNGVPDGRWLFINANNTPRVARIDLTRFETDEILQIPNSAGGHASPFTTPNSKYVVSATRFSVPIPNTDVAIDTYKQNFKGTITFMTADQPGKMDIAFQILMPGYNYDLGHAGKGPSDGWFFFTSYNTEQASTKLEENASQNDKDYVAAINYKRAEECVAQNKFTTQTTEYVHNWVDQASRAAKSEKKTSVKLINPSQCPGIAYYLPTPKSPHGVDIDPTGEYIVAGGKLATVIPVHSFTKLQKAIADKAFDKEVDGIPVLKYDAVIAGEVQKPGLGPLHTEFDGKGYAYTSMFISSEVVKWKLGTWEVVDRIPTYYSIGHLSIPGGDSKQPWGKYVLALNKITKDRYLPTGPEMAQSAQLIDISGDKMKLLLDFPTIGEPHYAQALPASLIKDKQIKFFKLAENAHPFATKAESEGGITRTGKRVDVKMIAIRSHFAPDNLEGVQVGDTVYFHVTNIEQDWDIEHGFAVLGQNNSELILNPGETRTLQWIPKTPGVYPFYCTDFCSALHQEMQGYVRVSPAGSPVKLMANVSKKTQAQLVEAQKH; translated from the coding sequence ATGAGACTCTCTACTCAACGCTCGTTGTTGCTGGCCGCGGTTGCGGTCGCCGGCGTGATCTACGCGTGTACGCCGCGCGCGAAAACCGCCAGCCTCGCGGCGTCGGACGCCGCGTCAAAGGTCTACGTGCCGCCGGGCAGCTACGACGAATTCTACGCGTTTCTGTCCGGTGGATACAGCGGCCAGGTGTCCGTGTACGGCCTGCCGTCCGGCCGGCTGCTCAAGCTCATTCCAGTTTTCTCACAATTTCCCGAAGACGGCTACGGCTACAACGAAGAGACCAAGCCGCTGCTTCAGACGACGTACGGCTTCGTGCCGTGGGACGATTCGCATCATCCGGAACTGTCGCAGACGAACGGCGTGCCGGACGGCCGCTGGCTCTTCATCAACGCGAACAACACGCCGCGCGTCGCGCGTATCGACCTGACGCGCTTCGAGACCGACGAGATCCTCCAGATCCCCAACTCGGCCGGCGGCCACGCGTCCCCGTTCACGACGCCGAACTCCAAGTACGTCGTGTCGGCGACGCGGTTCAGCGTGCCGATCCCGAACACCGACGTCGCGATCGATACGTACAAGCAAAACTTCAAGGGCACGATCACCTTCATGACGGCCGATCAGCCGGGGAAGATGGACATCGCGTTCCAGATCCTGATGCCCGGCTACAACTACGATCTCGGCCACGCCGGCAAGGGCCCGTCCGATGGGTGGTTCTTCTTCACCTCGTACAACACGGAGCAGGCGAGCACCAAGCTCGAGGAAAACGCGTCCCAGAACGACAAGGACTACGTCGCGGCGATCAACTACAAGCGCGCCGAGGAATGCGTGGCGCAAAACAAGTTCACGACGCAAACCACCGAGTATGTCCACAACTGGGTGGACCAGGCGTCGCGGGCAGCCAAGTCGGAAAAGAAGACGAGCGTCAAGCTCATCAATCCGTCGCAATGCCCGGGCATCGCGTACTACCTGCCGACGCCCAAGTCGCCGCACGGCGTGGACATCGACCCCACCGGCGAATACATCGTGGCCGGCGGCAAGCTCGCCACGGTCATTCCAGTCCACTCATTCACGAAGCTGCAGAAGGCGATCGCCGACAAGGCGTTCGACAAGGAAGTGGACGGCATTCCGGTGCTGAAGTACGACGCGGTCATCGCCGGCGAAGTGCAGAAGCCGGGGCTAGGCCCCCTGCATACCGAGTTCGACGGGAAGGGCTACGCGTACACGTCGATGTTCATCTCGTCTGAAGTCGTGAAGTGGAAGCTCGGCACGTGGGAAGTCGTCGATCGCATTCCGACCTATTACTCGATCGGCCACCTGTCGATTCCGGGAGGCGACTCGAAGCAGCCGTGGGGCAAGTACGTCCTGGCGCTGAACAAGATCACGAAGGACCGCTATCTCCCGACCGGCCCCGAGATGGCGCAGTCGGCTCAGCTGATCGACATCAGCGGCGACAAGATGAAGCTGCTGCTCGATTTCCCGACGATCGGCGAACCGCACTACGCGCAAGCGCTGCCCGCAAGTCTGATCAAGGACAAGCAGATCAAGTTCTTCAAGCTCGCCGAGAACGCCCACCCATTCGCGACGAAGGCCGAGTCCGAGGGCGGCATCACGCGGACGGGCAAGCGCGTGGACGTCAAGATGATCGCCATCCGCAGCCACTTCGCGCCGGACAATCTCGAAGGCGTGCAGGTGGGCGATACGGTCTACTTCCACGTCACCAACATTGAACAGGACTGGGACATCGAGCACGGATTCGCGGTGCTCGGGCAAAACAACTCCGAGCTGATTCTCAATCCTGGTGAGACGCGCACGCTGCAGTGGATTCCCAAGACACCGGGCGTCTACCCGTTCTACTGCACCGACTTCTGCTCGGCGCTGCATCAGGAGATGCAGGGCTACGTCCGCGTGTCGCCCGCCGGTTCGCCGGTGAAGCTCATGGCGAACGTCAGCAAGAAGACGCAGGCGCAGCTCGTCGAAGCCCAAAAGCATTAA
- a CDS encoding nitrous oxide reductase accessory protein NosL, translated as MKRATRSRLARAAVLVLVAACAAGGPDAILYGVDACAFCKMQIAEQRFAAEVVTKHGKAVKFDSIECLLAYLHAAKANEQPESVWVSDFRNPGRLLDASQARFIDLGPQRAPMGRGWAAVATARDAAAVGVIDAGAIKRWAELL; from the coding sequence GTGAAGCGCGCGACGCGAAGCCGTCTCGCGCGCGCGGCCGTGCTGGTGCTCGTCGCGGCCTGCGCGGCCGGCGGGCCCGACGCCATCCTCTACGGCGTCGACGCGTGCGCGTTCTGCAAGATGCAGATCGCCGAGCAGCGGTTTGCGGCGGAAGTCGTGACCAAGCATGGCAAAGCGGTCAAGTTCGATTCGATCGAATGCCTGCTCGCCTATCTGCACGCCGCAAAGGCGAACGAGCAACCGGAGTCAGTGTGGGTTTCAGATTTTCGTAATCCGGGCCGCCTGCTCGACGCGTCACAGGCGCGCTTCATCGATCTCGGACCGCAGCGCGCGCCGATGGGTCGCGGGTGGGCGGCGGTCGCGACGGCGCGCGACGCGGCCGCCGTCGGTGTGATCGACGCCGGCGCCATCAAACGCTGGGCGGAGCTGCTCTGA
- a CDS encoding nitrous oxide reductase family maturation protein NosD has translation MLRRALVLSFVAMGPAEAQRTVDVGATYAHRTIASAIAAAHDGDTVLVHAGLYREPLVVIDKPIALVGDGWPVLDGEGKHGLVLVTGPAVTVRGLVLRNVGTSFVEDRAALRVSETHGCVIEHNRLENAFFGIYLANTTDCRVADNVIHANGTRETESGNGIHLWTSRRITIERNEISGQRDGIYFEFVHDSDIRGNLSERNLRYGLHFMYSDDCRYVDNTFRHNGSGVAVMYTKRVRMTGNRFEDNWGAAAYGLLLKEISDATLERNVFAHNTVGLFADGANRLQAIHNDFRRNGWAVRLDASTLDGRFRSNNFIGNSFDVSTNSREPSTTFTGNYWDGYRGYDLDRNGVGDVPHRPVRLFSVIVEHQSPALILMRSAFVELLENAERALPSLTPNALVDSTPAMRPIP, from the coding sequence ATGCTTCGCCGCGCACTGGTGCTCAGCTTCGTCGCGATGGGGCCCGCCGAAGCGCAGCGGACCGTTGACGTCGGCGCGACGTACGCGCATCGCACCATCGCGAGCGCGATCGCCGCGGCCCACGACGGCGATACCGTCCTCGTGCACGCCGGACTCTATCGCGAGCCGCTCGTCGTCATCGACAAGCCCATCGCACTCGTCGGCGACGGTTGGCCGGTGCTCGACGGGGAAGGGAAACACGGCCTGGTGCTCGTCACCGGCCCCGCCGTCACCGTGCGCGGGCTCGTGCTGCGCAACGTCGGCACGAGCTTCGTCGAGGATCGCGCGGCGCTGCGAGTGAGCGAGACGCACGGGTGCGTCATCGAACACAATCGCCTCGAGAACGCATTCTTTGGGATCTATCTCGCCAACACGACCGACTGCCGCGTCGCCGACAACGTCATTCACGCGAACGGCACGCGGGAAACGGAGTCGGGAAACGGTATTCACCTCTGGACGTCGCGCCGCATCACGATCGAGCGCAACGAGATCTCGGGCCAGCGCGACGGGATCTACTTCGAGTTCGTGCACGACAGCGACATCCGCGGCAACCTCAGCGAACGCAATCTGCGGTACGGCCTGCATTTCATGTATTCCGACGACTGCCGCTACGTGGACAACACGTTTCGGCACAACGGCTCGGGCGTCGCCGTGATGTACACGAAGCGCGTGCGCATGACCGGCAACCGGTTCGAGGACAACTGGGGCGCCGCCGCGTACGGACTCCTCCTCAAGGAGATCAGCGACGCGACGCTCGAGCGAAACGTCTTCGCGCACAACACGGTTGGCCTGTTCGCCGACGGCGCCAATCGCCTTCAGGCGATCCACAACGACTTTCGCCGCAACGGCTGGGCGGTGCGCCTCGACGCCAGCACGCTCGACGGCCGCTTCCGCAGCAACAATTTCATCGGCAACAGCTTCGACGTCTCCACGAACAGCCGCGAGCCGTCGACGACCTTCACCGGCAACTACTGGGACGGCTACCGCGGCTACGATCTCGATCGCAATGGCGTCGGCGACGTTCCGCATCGCCCCGTTCGGCTGTTCTCGGTGATCGTCGAGCATCAGTCGCCCGCGCTCATCCTCATGCGTTCGGCGTTCGTCGAGCTGCTCGAGAACGCCGAGCGTGCACTTCCCTCACTCACGCCGAACGCACTGGTCGACTCCACTCCCGCCATGAGGCCCATTCCGTGA
- a CDS encoding ABC transporter ATP-binding protein, with the protein MIEFSGITKRFGRLDVLRGVNLRVTRGRVLGIVGPNGSGKTTLIKLLLGLAHPTSGDIQMNGVSIVAGESYRAAIGYMPQIARFPENLSAREVLALIRDLRRTAPAIDEELLSSFNLAEQLDKPLRTLSGGTRQKVNACLALLFRPSLLVLDEPTAGLDPLSSALLKDKLLARRAEGATVIVTSHIMSELEELCDDVAFLLDGVVRYVGPVADLTALTRQATLERAIAALMIREVA; encoded by the coding sequence GTGATCGAGTTCTCCGGCATCACCAAACGCTTTGGGCGGCTCGACGTGCTGCGCGGAGTGAACCTGCGCGTCACACGCGGCCGTGTGTTGGGTATCGTCGGTCCGAACGGCTCTGGTAAGACAACGCTCATCAAACTTTTGTTGGGACTCGCGCACCCAACGTCGGGCGACATCCAGATGAACGGCGTATCGATCGTCGCGGGCGAATCATACCGCGCGGCCATCGGCTACATGCCGCAGATCGCGCGTTTCCCGGAGAATCTGAGTGCCCGCGAAGTGCTGGCGCTCATCCGCGACCTTCGGCGCACCGCGCCGGCCATCGACGAGGAGCTTCTTTCGAGCTTCAATCTCGCCGAGCAGCTCGACAAGCCGTTGCGTACGCTCTCGGGCGGCACACGGCAGAAAGTGAACGCGTGCCTCGCGCTGTTGTTTCGCCCGTCGCTGCTCGTCCTCGACGAGCCGACCGCCGGTCTCGATCCGCTCTCGAGCGCGTTACTCAAGGACAAGCTCCTTGCGCGCCGCGCCGAGGGGGCGACGGTGATCGTGACGTCGCACATCATGAGCGAGCTCGAGGAGCTGTGCGACGACGTCGCGTTTCTGCTCGACGGCGTGGTGCGGTACGTCGGCCCTGTCGCCGACCTCACGGCGCTCACGCGCCAGGCAACGCTCGAGCGGGCGATTGCCGCGCTCATGATCCGGGAGGTCGCATGA
- a CDS encoding ABC transporter permease subunit, whose translation MTATVAKLIRIQTADVLRSRWIALYAAFFLCLTEGLLRFSGGDARAVLSLGTAVLMVIPLASLVLATIYVYNAREFTELLLAQPIHRSSLFTGLYLGLSLPMAVAFLAGVGVPFLTRGGAEPDVRGALAMLLVVGALLTFVFTAVAFWIALRTEDRLRGVGIALGVWLLVGVLYDGMVLLGVALFSDYPVERALLALTLANPIDLGRVLLLLTLDVAALMGYTGAVFERFFGGTGGALLALTMLLVWTAVPIAAGARRFRRRDF comes from the coding sequence ATGACCGCGACCGTCGCCAAGTTGATCCGCATTCAGACGGCGGACGTGCTGCGCAGCCGATGGATCGCTCTCTACGCCGCGTTCTTCCTCTGTCTGACCGAAGGCTTGCTGCGATTCTCCGGCGGCGACGCGCGCGCGGTGCTCAGTCTGGGAACCGCGGTGCTCATGGTCATTCCGCTCGCGTCGCTCGTGCTGGCGACCATCTATGTCTACAACGCGCGCGAGTTCACCGAGCTGCTGCTCGCGCAGCCGATCCACCGTTCGTCGCTGTTCACCGGCTTGTATCTCGGCCTGTCGCTGCCGATGGCCGTGGCCTTTCTCGCCGGCGTCGGCGTGCCGTTCCTGACGCGCGGCGGCGCCGAGCCGGACGTGCGCGGTGCCCTCGCCATGCTGCTGGTCGTGGGTGCATTGCTCACGTTCGTGTTCACCGCGGTCGCGTTCTGGATCGCCCTCCGCACCGAGGATCGATTGCGCGGCGTCGGCATCGCGCTCGGCGTGTGGCTGCTCGTCGGCGTGCTGTACGACGGGATGGTGCTGCTGGGCGTCGCGCTCTTCTCGGACTATCCGGTGGAGCGAGCGCTGCTCGCGCTCACGCTCGCGAATCCCATCGATCTTGGGCGCGTGCTGCTTCTTCTCACACTCGACGTCGCGGCGCTCATGGGATACACGGGCGCCGTGTTCGAGCGGTTCTTCGGCGGCACCGGCGGCGCATTGCTCGCGCTCACGATGCTGCTCGTCTGGACCGCGGTTCCCATCGCGGCCGGCGCACGACGCTTCCGCCGCCGCGACTTCTGA
- a CDS encoding plastocyanin/azurin family copper-binding protein, with amino-acid sequence MSASRSPFIILSAATLAVLAACGGESKPTAASSSAPPAAAAAPSGPQTPDPGGKVVVVELSSDANGNYFKPAEVHVKRGDVVRYTLKVGVHNVHFLADSNAGKSGFPASPSDFLQLPGQTYDVLVHLDKGSYYFQCDPHAALGMKGHLIVE; translated from the coding sequence ATGTCTGCCTCTCGTTCCCCGTTCATCATCCTGTCGGCGGCTACGCTCGCCGTGCTTGCCGCCTGCGGCGGCGAATCGAAGCCCACCGCGGCGTCATCGAGCGCCCCGCCCGCGGCGGCCGCGGCGCCCAGCGGTCCGCAAACGCCCGATCCCGGCGGCAAGGTGGTCGTCGTCGAGCTCTCGAGCGACGCCAACGGCAATTACTTCAAGCCGGCCGAAGTTCATGTCAAGCGCGGCGACGTCGTTCGCTACACGCTCAAGGTTGGCGTGCACAACGTGCACTTCCTGGCCGACTCGAACGCGGGAAAGTCGGGCTTCCCGGCGTCGCCCAGTGATTTCCTGCAGCTCCCGGGGCAGACGTATGACGTGCTCGTGCACCTCGACAAGGGGTCGTACTACTTCCAGTGCGATCCACACGCCGCGCTTGGCATGAAGGGGCATCTCATCGTCGAGTAG